The Aspergillus flavus chromosome 2, complete sequence region GCTGAAACAAAGGCGCACCTGAATCTCTTCGTCGTTGCACCAGAGGTTTCGTAACTGGGCATGGGATAAGAGACAAAGCAGATGGGCCTTGTGTACATGTAATCTCATCTCTCTCTCGGTTGCTGTAATTGGTTTCCGCCTTCTAATTACTTTCCGCTTCTGATCCTGATGAGGGTCAAGAGTGATCTGCATGGTCTCATTTTCTCCAGGAGCAGGTGCTGTTTGAATAGGAGCAGCAGGTGCTTGCAAGATGTCAACCTCTTCCCACTCCATTTCCGATTCgtcagaggaagaagagtcaTAAACAGTTTGTACTTGCAGGTTGACATTTTCTTGTTGCTTTGACGGATGCTGATCTTCTTGTTTTGTAGTCTGAGAAGGAGCAGGAGATGCCAGTGATTGCCCCTGTACCTTTCGCTTCTTTATTGGCCGATCATTCTCTAGGTTGCCGGGATCTCGAGCTTCGGCTTCTGCCAGCATCTCCCGGTATACTTCTGGGACCTCATCATCTTGCTCTCTTGACTGGCGACCGCCACGGGCTCCGTTCTTCTTGGAGCGGGCACGAGTCGTACGAGGCATACTTCCAGCAAGACCTATTCGCAACCATAAGGCTGAATTCTGGACTGATTAGATAAATAGTTATACGCGTCTCAACGCGTGGATGCGGCAAATTGGGAAGTGCGACAAGTGCCTTGGAGACTTCATCGCTATGCTGATTAGAGCGCAAGTAACGATAATTCTCAGCTCGGCGAATGAATAGGCATGAAATACAGCATTAGTTTATGCCTCTTTATTTACAAGCATAAAATTTGAGATCTTTTGGAACTGAAACCAGTTCCGGAATTGCTCAGGGCAACAATGCGTCATACCGGATCGACCGTTGATCCGTTCCGAATTGGCGTCACTTCCAAATCGGGTAATATTGATTTGAGTCCATCCATCAGAAGAGGTATGCCAGTGACTATAGGTCTTTCTATTGGAGGTGCTTGTAGACTGATTAGATGACCTTACTGGCAATAGGCAGCATAATAGTACCGGAActctatactccgtacatagGCAATTAGCCTTACCCAAAGGGCGAAGCAATGCGACCTGATGAGTTAACTATTGCGTCACATACCGTTGATCTGAAGGTCCACTGGAAGTACTTGTTCAATCCACTACAGAGTGACAGCCGATTTTTATGAGTCCTACAGaattaaatagcttaagTTGGCACTTGAAGAACACCAAAAAGTTCCCTGGAATTTCCTTTAGATCCTTTGTGGTCGCATAGCAGCCAGTGGCACTACTGCTTAACCTAAACTATGCTTTCAAGATCCTTGAAAAGAGCTGGGCCAGTCCCTTGGGTGCGGCCAGTCCTTTCTTGTACCTGTCGGCGCTCTCTAGCACATGTCGCTAGTTTGGAAGACATACCTTCTGTAAGTGACAAATGCGTTATCCCTTCACTAGTATAAATAATGACACTCGACGTCTTTAAGGAAGATGATAAGCCATTTAGTGTTCCAATAGCAGAAGATAGCTTCGATACGTATCATTTAGACCCGCCTCCGTATTCAGTTGAAACCACCAAGAGGGAACTGAAACAGTTATACCATGATATGACAATGATAAGGTCAGCTTGATCTTTCtagttatttttcttttttgaagAGCTGTATCGTTGACTCTTCGCAGACGTATGGAGCTTGCCGCGGATGGGTTATACAAAGATAGGAAAATCCGTGGCTTTTGTCATTTATCAACTGGACAAGAAGCAGTCGCTGTCGGTATCGAGCATGCACTAACTAAACAGGACAAACTTATAACGGCATACCGTTCCCACGGGTTTACATTAATGCGCGGAGGGACCGTGAAGTCTATCATTGGCGAGTTGCTTGGACGAAGAGATGGCATTTCGTATGGCAAAGGCGGCTCTATGCACATGTTCTGCGAGAGCTTCTTTGGGGGGAATGGAATTGTCGGAGCCAGTGTGCCAGTAGGTGCTGGAATCGCATTCGCTCAACAATACAACGATGCGAATAATGTCACAATCGATCTCTACGGTGATGGGGCAGCCAATCAAGGCCAAGTTCACGAAGCTTTCAATATGGCTAAGCTGTGGAATCTACCTGTGATATTTGGCTGTGAGAGTAAGTTCATTATTTCGATGTGCGCTTACATTGTGTGCTAACGCACTTTAAGACAATAAATACGGCATGGGAACATCTGTTGAAAGAGCCTCTGCAATGACTGAGTACTACAAGCGTGGCCAGTATATCCCGGGGCTACGAATTAACGGAATGGATGTCCTTGCCGTCCTTTCCGCGGTCAGATACGGCAAGAATTTCATCCAAGCAGGAAATGGACCACTTGTCTATGAATACATGACATATCGATATGCGGGACACTCAATGTCAGATCCAGGGATTGCATATCGAAGCCGGGAAGAATTGAAAGATCAGCGTGCGAATGACCCGATCTCTAACTTTAAAGAGAGGTTGATTGAGTGGGGTGTATTCTCGGAGGAAGACGCCAAAGCAATCGATAAGAATGTGCGAAGCAAAGTCAACGATGAAGTGGCCGAGGCTGAAAAGATGCCCGAGCCCGATACGAAACTCGACATCTTGTTTGAGGATATATACGTTCGTGGTAGTGAACCGCAGCAACGACGAGGAAGGACCATCGATGAAACTTATTATCGGGGTTAGGCGAAGAATTTAGCATTTGATATGATCGATACCAAAGTTGATAAGAGATTAATGATACACAGTTCGAAAATATGAGGACAAGGTTGCTTGAGAATTGAAGTCTAGACAATCAAACAAATGTCAGTCATGAGATAGATCCAGTTTAAAGTAATCAAAAGTGGCACTAAGCCATGTTAATGAGCCACGGAACGAATGAGCCCAGAGCGTACAGCTCTGCATCGATATGGCTTGGGCGCCGCCCGTATGGCGTGGAACCCAACTGTAGGCACTGGTCGAGAAAACCTACACATAATCGAAACCATTAATCTCATTCGTTGTTTGTGAGAAACGCCGATGATCAACGTGGACGTCACTCTGTTAATATGAAAGGTGGCAAGTTATAATAAACCGCTTGAATACCAAGCGGGGTTTACGTAGTTTGAGGTATATCGATCTCCTTAACGCTTGAGAAGATCAACCATCCAGCACCCACCTTTGATACAAAATAGCATAAGTCACCAGAACAACAGCGACAAATATGGCGACAACTAATCTGACAACCCCTTCGACCTGTATTGCCGATTTCTCCTTGATTCCGGTAGGTATTATGTGCCCCAATTAGCGATCGCGGTGGAGGGAGGGCCATGAGATGACACGAAGACTTGTCTAATGAACACAACCAGCTGACACTCGCATGTTAGATCGGCTCGCAGAATGCATCATTCTCCAAGCAGATCGCAGAAATTCAAGAGCTGCTGCAGAAATCTGGCCTCAAATATCAGATGACTGCCACTGGCACGGCTGTTGGTAAGTTGCTTTCATTCAATTAGGAGGTTAATCAGAGCTTCGACGGGATGATATTCTCTTACGGAATTGTCGACTCAGGGTGGATCTGAGAGATATTAGTGTCGACAGATATGGTGAATTTGAGTCACTAATTGAATGATCTAGAGGGACCCTGGGATCAAGTCGCCCGAGTCATTGGATATGCCCATACTTTGATCCACGAAGAGGGTATACCAAGAATTCAGACAGATATCCGTATCACGACCAGGTGAGATGGCATTTGACAAGACATCTTTGATGTAATAACCGAATCTCTAACCTTGTATGCGCATAGGACGGATAAGGATCAACCGATGGAGGGCAGTTTGCAGTCCGTGGAGAGAATCTTGGCGACTTGAGAATGGATGAAGACAGCTGTGGTTGCAGAGTATCATCGAAATTGTGTCAGCATGCTTTCTTCAGGAAATTATTGTATGCAGAGAAACCACACTGGGGAATAATAGTAGGGAAAGGGGCGTGAATTGTATGTAATGTGattaatatctagttttGACGCATTCATCGTTCTCTGGTTGATTTACTGTACTTTCAGAACTCGAGCTTCCGTCTTGCTCGAAAGGCTCAGGTACTGTACAACCCAACCATTCTTTTCTGGGCAGGTAATGAATGATCAATGCAGTTTTTGGAAGAACTTTTCGCCGCGGTATAAGAATCTGACacttactccggagtaaggCCACGTCTATAGATACCAGGTACTCGGTACCTTGTGTTACACCCAGATTGATTCGCGACCCGACCGAATGGTCCGGAAGCGATCCtttttaactttatattatcGCGTTACCTGATTCCCAAGACGCGCTTGATTGGCCATTGTAACCTACAACAGCACTACGGTTAGCCGTATTTGTCAATTAAAAAGTTTTGATCTGAGGGGTAAACCCCAACACCTTGGGAGTGAATTCGCGTAACTACTGGAGGGTGGATATTAATAAGTAACATTTTGTAGTGTATATCACAGAAGTTTCAAAACTGGTCGACCATATGTATAGTACTAATGACAGGAAACCATTACAGCCTCAAGCACAGCAGAAAAGACACTAGATAAAACGCATGTGAGAGAGAAACGTACTAACAGCAGATCACAATGAGGTTAGAGTACTAGACCTGCCTCTAGTAATAGATGCAGGGATCTGTGTTCCTAACCTGCAAGTTAGACCTTGTTAAAGAGGGTGGATTAGAGAAAAGGAACTCCGTATCCGCGGGTTATTCCTTACTTTCACCCTTTTTACGTTCTAGATGCCCCAATATTACATGTACGCTATAGTCTTATCTGGAATTTCCATGACAAATTGGTGTTTCTTGGATTATTACGTGTAATTCAAGTAGCAGGCAACTTACTACTATCATTCATACCCCGTATCGAGGGACACTAATAAGGAATATCCCCTCATCCTGACGCCAAGTTGGCTCCAGTGCTAATATTACCACCTGTCAAAGGACGAACTAGACCCTCATCTGCATTATTGGCGTGCCGGAGTAATTTCCAGAGTTAAACGAGCAATGACTGAATTAGGTATCTCCACAACACCAGGCTATGCTACAGCAAAGATACACCAGAGTGGCTCCAAACCCCGATGGTCGTTACTACTGGCGTTAACTAAAAATGGGGTTAATCTGCGATGTAACATCtaatttttgctttttgacGGAATCTTAGGTAGACATTCATGCAGCCGCGTCCTATCAACAAGTGCATATGCATCCCCGGCAAGGACAAAATTTGAGAAAACTCTAGGATCCATTGCACTTATGCATGGCCCTTGTAAGGTGAATAGGTGGAGGAGCTTCCGTGGAAATGTCTGGTGGATAGATTTCCCCTCCCACTGAAACTGCTGGATGTGCATATAGACCATGCCAATTGGGGGTTTGCGAGGAAGAATCCTTTCAGCTTGGGTGCCACTAACAATCCCTGCAGCGGCTTCTTTAGCTTCGCTTTGCCAGGTCACTACCTTGAATCCTCCAGACCCGGGGATTTGGTTATGGAAAAACAAGTCGTATGACATATTGTCGGCTGAAAGACGATCGGTTTAGTGGTGCTTCCTGAGAGAGATATCTTAGCTTCTGGAcgtttcttacttttcttgACAGGGCCGTGGATCCTCAACGTACTATTCCTGCATGTGGAGGCTGGACCGGGCATTCCGGTTTGTGAGTTGCTGACAGCCGGTCACCTAGTAACCTACGAGACGACAGTATTAACCACTAACCCTAAGTCCATTTCGGGTCGCGAGTATGCATGAGTTCCACTATCCATCACAGTAATCCAATGGCCATTTGGATGTTTTGTTCATGGGCGAAGATCCGGGCCTGTAGGTCTTGGCGATTCCCTTACTGCCTTTTCCTTACGAGGTAAAGAGTAAACTATCATAGCCCTGGGCTCGTGACCGGGTTCAAACTCAATAGTCAAGGTAGACGCCGACAGTTGGGCTTTTCGTCATGAAAATGTCACAGAGATCGGTGTGTAGTTTCTAAGTGACAGACAAAAATATAGCTCTTCCTTACAGAAGCAATACATTGAATCCAACTCGCAAGGACAAGCCTGTTTTTGTATGGGTGTATatacgtacggagtacgtgCGCATACACTTACAACGAAAACTTGGAAGTTCTCCTAAAGCATGTTACAGTGTTGTCTACTTAATGCAGTATAATACATCGCTTCTACAAGGGTAATCGCACCTTCGTACGTGCCTGACCCTGTGGTAGCCCGATGAAGCACATGCTGGAAGCCAAACAATGGCGCTCGACACGCATGAAATAAATGTATAGCCCGGCTCAGCTCATGCATACTTACGTGCCTAGGGATAATATGGAGACTCGAGATAGGCTTGTTACAGTTCCGCCTAATTTCCGGGCAGCTTGTCGGCCGCCTGATTTAAGGCCGGGGCGTTGTTCGTCtgattgaaagaaaaaaaaatttcacctgattcttttctctccctaCGATTTTCGCTCTGAATCTTGTCTCTCAACAATGTCAATATCCTAAAGGCGGTAATCCGAAAATTAAAGCCAACCAAAGGCTGCTCACGCTGGGAATAAAAGATGAAACTGCCTTGTGAACATTGGTAAGGCACGTAGATGGGACGGCACACGGTGGTACACAAGATGAGAGGGGAAAGATGGGATCAAACAGCCGTTGAGATGACTTGTCTCATCTACCAGCCGGTGAATATTCCCACCGTGCAGTAGCCAACATCACTATGCTTTACTGGGAACTAGTAACAGCACACTATGGACTAGTAGAGGAGTGATGAGCTGGAAAATCCCAACCTCCGAGAGGAATCACCAATGGACTGTTGACAGCACTTGTCTCCACCCCATTGCTCGGATAAGTTGCTTAGATTTGTCAGAGTTCAAGGCCTCTGGGCGGCGTCCACGACAGCCTTCTGCACCTTGGAAATCTAGCGCCCCTACGGAGGGGTGCTGCAGCCTTGATGCACGCTTTATCAGCCTTGCAATAGGTAAGATGCTTCCGAAAGTCTTGTATTTGACTCTTCGTCCCTACGGAGGGACTCCTGAGGTACCTAGTAGGTAACGATCTTCAGTAGCTGAGCAGGTGGCGTAGTCTATCTCATCGTTCTACTAAGACCAGGGCGTCCGAAGAATTCCCGAGGTCACCATGTCATTGAAAGTTGTGGCTTTCGtgcgaaaaaaaaaaatgataatGTCATCACATTTTACCCTATATTCCTTACGCGTCACAATCGGTAAACGCCGATGCACTCGGGAATTTATATGGGGAAGATTATGGAGTACACGGTGCAATACTCGACACTACGTGCCGCGTCAAAAATGCTGCAAAATTATACCCAATATAAGAGCATGTCCTACGTGTATATAGAGTCACGGTAGTATGAGACTACATTCGATAGTGGTTTCCCTAACCGTACCTGGTTGTGCATTTACACTTCGTACATTTACAGAGAGTTGAATCGGAGGTGGTGAGCTCCGCATAGAGCCTGAGTACCACGAAACTTACTCTTAGCATATGTTTTGATTGCATACGTGTCCGCTGTTATAACAGCAAATATCAATAGAAGTTTTGCTTGGACTATAATTGCTACTACCAGCAAAATTATTGTTTACAtccttactccgtactctgcAATAGATCCACAATCGCCGTATTCCGAATGGCGGCTAGTAGATCCCTGAGGCGTCGTATCTTCTACTATGCAGCATGTATATCTACCAATTGGCGACAGGAATTCTCCAAGAGGAACCAGTGGAAACATACAACCGAGGCCCTCCTATCGCATTCGCGAGCAGTGGAGGTCTACCGACTACCGAGTACTTAAAATTTTAGGGTACCATACCTTGAGCACAGTAGTAATTCACCAAACACTCCGTCTGCCGCAGGTGCAGCTATTTCAGCGCAATTGGTCATGGTAAATTCTCGGTTACCGCGAGGTAAAGTATGTTTTCTGTTTGTTTATCTACTCAGTCCTTCTCCTGAAATACTCTAGTTGATGCAGGAATAGGTAAGCCCCTCTGGCGACTTGCGTCGGACCAACATTCCTTATGTATGGTACGCCCGGGACTTTGAACCAGGGATACAATGTTCGTTTCGCGTGAATGCTCTTCTCGAACTTATCCCGAGCGGATGCTGCGGGCTTAATGGGCGGGGCAGCATTCTACAATATTTATCTTAGGACGCCTAGCTGAAGATAACCTGCGACTATCCACAGGCTTGATTCGTCGTCCTTTGCGAGGTTTTATAGCCTGCGATGAGGGATTAAAACAATGTCCTGTCTATATCATAGAGTTTACCCTGGAGAGAATATGGAAATGAATGTGTACCCCGTAGATTTTGAAGAATACTCTTCGGCGCGGGTTTTGCTCTGAGGTTTGGAAAAAGTGGATCGATAATACATACAcgagaataataataataataataataataataataataatcacCAACATACTAGAAAGCAGCGGaacaataataatagccGATCTTCTGAAAAAGTTTCATTTCTCTACCAAATTACTAACGATGTCTTCTACTGAAACAGTATTTCAAATAGTGATAATAAAGGGGGGTCTCCCGGCGGAGAAGCTCTGAGAAACTTGGAGTTCAAGTGGGACAGAAGTGGAGGGTAATTCCGTCGGTGTGGGTGGGTCAGGGATCCGACAGCTTGGATAGCGGTAACTCTCCTTCACCTTTGTGTCACCACGGAGAAAATTAaagtgaaaaagaaaagatgagcCCGAGACTAGCACTAACTATTCTGGGTAGTTGGGAAGGGGGACTCGGGAATTGCTTCCTCGTCGACTTAGGCCatatttgctttttctttctttaaattatctattaatttgAATTCAGACGAGCCATAAAATCATTCGCGGTCATCTTGATAGGACAACGCCAAATACATGCATAGCGTCATCCAATGGCTCCAGTCGTCCTACGGAATAAGACGCGACCCATGGATGAGAAATTCCCAGCAGTGTGGTACCAACAGTCATTGGATCCCGGCTTCTGTTGAAGATCATTTCACTCTTACCTCTTTACGGTACTAGTGGTACTGCTCTCTTACCACTACCTGGCAGCTAGACACAGTACTTTGTTATTAGGTAGCAATGATAAGCGTGGCTTGGCCGGTGTGAAAGGACTTCTGGACCCTCTTCCctactacggagtaggtCGTTTCTGCCTGACGTATCGAAGTTACAACTTACAAGCCACCGCTGATTTGTCCATGTCGTATTGTCCTCGGTTCTCGTCACTGGCTCTCCCGGCAGCTTGGGACGCCCGTGCTTTTTCCTCCTTAGTAGGTTCTTAGGAGGAGCCGGGACCAGCTGGCAGGGGTATAGTGGTTACACAAGGAACCGACTTAAAGGCAGAGCATTAGTTTGTGCTACACTGTATATCAAACTGTATGCTCTCTACGCATGGTCAGTGGACCTTTTGCCTTCTCGAGAAGGGGCTTACGAGATACCTCGTGATATTCTCATGTGTGTGTAATGTTGTACACAGACATTAGACGAACAaattgatatatatctttagaTGATGGTTGTCGGCATCTTGCAGTTGAGTGAGTTGACCACCTACAGTAGTTCCCGTTCATCTGGACCGTACACtgcaggaaagaaaagtttCCGAAGAACAGCTCTAGTATGTTCTTTCTAGTTTAAGACTACTCTTTCAAATCCCAAAGCAGTGGATACTTTTCTCATTGAtttcttgttttgattttttttttttttttttttttttttttttttttttgatttttttttctcccgcCGCCGCCCGAACCGTTCAAGATAATTTGACACATCCTGTATCGTATTTACGTATGGCGGATACGCTGTGCATCGACCTGATAACTCTATAtggtttttcttccctcttattatttttaaatgaaaaaaagatttttttttaatttaattttctaaacCTTGTGCCCCTTGTGAATTTTCTGGTTGAAAAATTCTTAATAGAAAGGACAAGAATTTATCCAATAATTATCGGCAACGTCGTCATCTTTTAAACGTCCCCTGAGCACATTACTATTACAAAGTGGTTTTCTTCGCTCATATCCTTTTAGGTTATGATTAACTCCGTCCTGCTAAAGTCAAACTTAATCCAGGCTGTCGGGttccaggaagaagaaaaaaaaaaaaaaaaaaaaaaaaaaaaagaaagaaaaaagaaaaaaaaaaaggaaaaggcagccGACCACTACTTTAGTTAGTTTAAGACTCCGTACGGTGTCCGGTTACCCTTCTAAATCAACGGATTCCCTAACCCACACGATCGGTTCCCCCCTGTCTAGACTAGCTGGGGAGGAATGGCATGAGCCTACCGAGTACCAGGCTACTTTAAGTATAATTCTGTTTCTAGTTCCGTGGCACCGAAAGTATCGAATTTCACGCTGTTTCATATGCGCCTTCTGCATTCCATATGGTGATAATTAACATAACTGGGATCGTCATTATtcctcatcaatatcatttCTATCACCAGTCTTCTTGTAAATATTGATCACCAATAAGCCGTCGAGTTTGGCTCCTATCTATTTGTCTTCTCCATTTACCTAATCCTTCCGGTTGTTTGATTTTGAAAACTATTAGCCACCCCACTCAAGGCCAACTTGCTAGCCCCAGAGCGCAGAGCCCATCAGTATGGGTGGAAGGCCGACTGTAagcctttccctttcttagTTTTCCCATAGTCCTTTGTTTCACTGCCAGTTGTTAAAGTAACAGCTGCTTTCCCATGAATCCAGCCCTTGTCGACTTTCTTCTTACCACTCAAGTGACACTAACCAACAATGTCTCAGGAATCCAGTCGTGACTAGTAAGTCTCTACTATCCGCCTCATGATGCTTGTCCAACTCAGCCATGGATAAAATAGGGTTGAGGTGCTTGAGAATTTTGGAACTAACAACTGAAAATAGCGACACTCAGTCATTGACGGCAAGTGTAACAGACTACCCCATTGAGAATGGCAGACGATACCATAAGTACCATGAAGGATGTATGTTGTCTCTTATTGGGCAACATGTTATTTCCGGGCTCTCTGACTGACATTTCTAGCGTATATATACCCGAACGATGAACAGGAACTGGATCGGTTGGACATGCAACACCACTTGATAAAAATGGTCAACGGTGGACGCCTGTTCTTTGCTCCACTAGAGCATCCCAAGCGAATCCTTGATATTGGCACCGGTTCTGGAATATGGCCCATCGAGATGGGTAAGTATTTCTTCCGTCTCTCCACGCCATTTTCGAGCAAGCCCTTACCATTTTCGTACTGCATAGCGCCCATCTTCCCAGAAGCCGAGATTATAGGCACCGATCTTTCACCCGTGCAACCAAACGAAGTTCCTGAAAACGTTCACTTTCTAGTGGATGATGCCACCGAAGATGAGTGGTTATGGGGCCCCGACCACTTTGACCTCATCCATACAGGACATATGTCAGGGTCGTTACCCTCATTTAAAGAACTCCTACGCAAGGCTTTGAATCACCTGAAGCCAGGAGGTTATATGGAATGCCATGAATTCGATCCGAAACCAAAGTGCGATGACGGCACGATGCCACCGGACGACCCCGAAAAATTCAGTGAGTTTGCTCTGCAAGACTGGTGTGATCTGAACGTTCGCTCCGGTCAGATCACAGATCCGCCACGGCAGTTCCGCGTAGCCCACCGAATTGCGCGTTGGATGAGAGAGGTTGGATTTGTGGATGTACAGGAACGCATCAAGAAAGTTCCGAACAACCCATGGCCTACCGACCCGCGCATGAAAGAAATAGGCAAATGGAATGAGACAAACTGGCTGGAAGCCCTTTCGGGATGGTCCTACAAACCTCTTACTGCCCTAGGCTGGTCGAAACCTGAAATTGAGGTGTTCCTGGTTGACGTCAGGAAAAGTATCCAGAACCGCGACGTTCACAGTTACTTGAACTTTTTTGTCGTAACAGGAAGAAAGCCATTGCCAGGGGAGCAAAAACCATAAAACATCGCCTCATCGCTTCTCCCACTTTACCTGTTCATCTACATTCCTgatttcttacttttctctcgATTTGCTGGCTTCATTGGCGTGCATTAGCATTAGATACCATTGACTGAAAAAAGTTTTGCATGGGAAGGCGTGCAgggctctcttcctctttcttcattattgcttttctcctccactttgcttttctcttcagtTCCTCTTTGGCTATTCCAATTTCCCTTCACTGCTAAATATACCTCATGTCTAAAAAGCATCCGAGCTGGGGACTGTCAATAAGCAGTAACTAGCTTGGGATTGGAAAGACATCTGCGTGAACCGATCTATATACAGTGTCATAAAGGCTATGCCTTATTTGCCGATACTTTGCAATATAAGACGACTAATTTTGTCGTTCTACTAGGAACATCCAAGGCTGCATTTATCTTAGATTCTATGTAAGGGCGCAGGAGCGTACCGCAGCCTGAGGTATGTAAATCGGACAATTGTGGTTGGTGCGGACCATAGCTTAGTCATCTGAATGGGGAACTTCGTGATCAACTTTCCTCCGTCAACGATTCTCTAGTCACCCATAGCTATCGACAGCTCCGGGGCAA contains the following coding sequences:
- a CDS encoding dehydrogenase E1 component-domain-containing protein, with product MTLDVFKEDDKPFSVPIAEDSFDTYHLDPPPYSVETTKRELKQLYHDMTMIRRMELAADGLYKDRKIRGFCHLSTGQEAVAVGIEHALTKQDKLITAYRSHGFTLMRGGTVKSIIGELLGRRDGISYGKGGSMHMFCESFFGGNGIVGASVPVGAGIAFAQQYNDANNVTIDLYGDGAANQGQVHEAFNMAKLWNLPVIFGCENNKYGMGTSVERASAMTEYYKRGQYIPGLRINGMDVLAVLSAVRYGKNFIQAGNGPLVYEYMTYRYAGHSMSDPGIAYRSREELKDQRANDPISNFKERLIEWGVFSEEDAKAIDKNVRSKVNDEVAEAEKMPEPDTKLDILFEDIYVRGSEPQQRRGRTIDETYYRG
- a CDS encoding putative cell wall biogenesis protein yields the protein MATTNLTTPSTCIADFSLIPIGSQNASFSKQIAEIQELLQKSGLKYQMTATGTAVEGPWDQVARVIGYAHTLIHEEGIPRIQTDIRITTRTDKDQPMEGSLQSVERILAT
- a CDS encoding putative TAM domain methyltransferase, producing MDKIGLRCLRILELTTENSDTQSLTASVTDYPIENGRRYHKYHEGSYIYPNDEQELDRLDMQHHLIKMVNGGRLFFAPLEHPKRILDIGTGSGIWPIEMAPIFPEAEIIGTDLSPVQPNEVPENVHFLVDDATEDEWLWGPDHFDLIHTGHMSGSLPSFKELLRKALNHLKPGGYMECHEFDPKPKCDDGTMPPDDPEKFSEFALQDWCDLNVRSGQITDPPRQFRVAHRIARWMREVGFVDVQERIKKVPNNPWPTDPRMKEIGKWNETNWLEALSGWSYKPLTALGWSKPEIEVFLVDVRKSIQNRDVHSYLNFFVVTGRKPLPGEQKP